The genomic interval GACATCCCGCCAGCATGCACAGCAGGTAAATCATGATGAAAATGCCGTTGGCGTAGACGATGAGCGCGTCCAGATTAATCTTCAGTGCGTAAATACACAGCGTGCTCAACACGCAGCAGCCCAGTACGGCATTCAGGGCATTCAGCGGAAGCTGGCGTTTAGACAGGCGCGCGAGGCGATTCTCGGGTTTGTCGAGCGCCTGCGACCACACCAGCCGGGCAAAGCTCTGGATATAAATATTCAGGCTGGCAAAACAGGCCAGATAGCCGATGACACAGGCGATCCACAGCGCCTTCACGCCGAACAGTTCCACCACGATACCCGGCAGCGATGCCGCGGCGGCGAGATCCGCTCCGAACGCGTGGAAGTGTAAGACCAGCACGGTACACGCCCAATAGACCGTACCTGCCAGCAGCAGGCCTATCATCAGCGCGCGGGGGAAATCGCGTTCCGGCTGCTTAAATTCAGAGGCCAGATGGGCAAAGGCTTCCAGACCAACAAAACACCAGAACATGACGGAGAGCGCGGCGAAAAGCTGTGAATGGTCGACGCCTGTCACCGCCGGGAAGGGAATCTCCTGGATTGTGATATCGCCCGCCCACCAGATTGCGACAACGAGCGCGACAATCAGCACCGCAACCAGCGTCTGCAGATTGGCGCTCGAGCTGGCGCCGCGAGAGCCGACCCACCAGACGATAGCCAGCGTACCCAGTTCGGCCAGCAATAACTGCTCGTTATGCCAGCCAAACAGCGCCTGACCAAATCCGGTCGCTATATGCAACGCCGCAGGAAGGCCAACCGGAATGACGGAGAGAAATAGCCAGCCGGTGACACGCTGTAGTCGGGGGCCAAAGGCCAGGCCGACAAAGTGCGCTACGCCGCCCGCACTGGGGAAATGCCGCCCCAGGATGGCAAACACAATGGCTATCGGGAAAACCAACACAATCAGCACCGGCCATGCCCACAGGCTGTTATTTCCAGCCACCAGCGCCGCCAGTGCGGGTACGGCAAACACGCCCGTCCCTAACAAGGAGGTTGAGAGCAGTCCAACGCCCTGCGCCAACCCCAACTCCTGCTTGAGCCCACTCATTGACATCGCCCTGCCAGTACTAAAAGAGAGGCGATGGTAACACTTTCGCAAATTTTTTTTTCGACTCCCCCTTGAAGGGGTAAAAAGCTATCCCCATCTCTCAGGGCACTAGTCGGAAAACCGCATGCGGGCCGGCGTCATCCATAACTGATAATGACTTTCTCAAAGGAGAGCTATCAATGAGTATTCGTCCGTTACATGATCGTGTGATCGTCAAACGTAAAGAAGTTGAAACCAAGTCTGCTGGCGGCATCGTTCTGACCGGTTCTGCAGCAGCCAAATCAACGCGTGGCGAAATCATCGCTGTCGGTAAGGGCCGCATCCTGGAAAACGGAACTGTGCAGCCACTGGACGTTAAAGTTGGTGACATCGTAATTTTCAACGATGGCTACGGCGTGAAATCCGAGAAGATCGACAATGAAGAAGTGTTGATCATGTCCGAGAGCGACATTCTGGCAATTGTTGAAGCGTAATTTACGCACGAGAATTTGAGGAAATAAGAACATGGCAGCTAAAGACGTAAAATTCGGTAACGACGCTCGTGTAAAAATGCTCCGCGGCGTAAACGTACTGGCAGATGCAGTTAAAGTAACCCTGGGCCCGAAAGGCCGTAACGTAGTGCTGGATAAATCCTTCGGCGCGCCAACCATCACCAAAGATGGTGTTTCTGTAGCACGTGAAATTGAGCTGGAAGACAAGTTCGAAAACATGGGCGCGCAGATGGTGAAAGAAGTTGCCTCTAAAGCGAACGACGCTGCAGGCGACGGTACCACTACCGCGACCGTTCTGGCGCAGGCTATCATCACCGAAGGTCTGAAAGCCGTTGCTGCGGGCATGAACCCAATGGATCTGAAACGTGGTATCGACAAAGCTGTCGCTTCCGCTGTTGAAGAACTGAAAGCGCTGTCCGTACCGTGCTCTGACTCTAAAGCCATTGCTCAGGTTGGTACTATCTCCGCTAACTCCGACGAAACCGTAGGTAAACTGATCGCTGAAGCGATGGACAAAGTCGGTAAAGAAGGCGTGATCACCGTTGAAGACGGTACCGGTCTGGAAGACGAACTGGACGTGGTTGAAGGTATGCAGTTCGACCGCGGTTACCTGTCCCCATACTTCATCAACAAGCCAGAAACGGGTGCTGTTGAGCTGGAAAGCCCGTTCATCCTGCTGGCTGACAAGAAAATCTCCAACATCCGCGAAATGCTGCCAGTGCTGGAAGCCGTTGCGAAAGCAGGCAAGCCGCTGGTTATCATCGCTGAAGACGTTGAAGGCGAAGCGCTGGCGACCCTGGTGGTTAACACCATGCGCGGCATCGTGAAAGTGGCTGCGGTTAAAGCACCTGGCTTCGGCGATCGCCGTAAAGCGATGCTGCAGGATATCGCTACCCTGACCGGCGGTACCGTAATCTCTGAAGAGATCGGTATGGAGCTGGAAAAAGCGACCCTGGAAGACCTGGGCCAGGCGAAACGCGTTGTGATCAACAAAGACACCACCACCATCATCGATGGCGTGGGTGAAGAAGCCGCTATTCAGGGCCGCGTGGGTCAGATCCGTAAGCAGATCGAAGAAGCGACTTCCGATTACGACCGTGAAAAACTGCAGGAGCGCGTAGCGAAACTGGCTGGCGGCGTTGCGGTAATCAAAGTCGGTGCGGCTACCGAAGTTGAAATGAAAGAGAAAAAAGCACGCGTTGACGATGCCCTGCACGCGACCCGTGCTGCGGTAGAAGAAGGCGTGGTTGCTGGTGGTGGTGTTGCGCTGGTGCGTGTTGCCGCTAAGCTGGCGGGCCTGACCGCACAGAACGAAGATCAGAACGTGGGTATTAAAGTTGCGCTGCGCGCGATGGAAGCCCCTCTGCGTCAGATCGTGTCCAACGCCGGTGAAGAGCCATCTGTAGTTGCGAACAACGTGAAAGCGGGCGAAGGTAACTACGGTTACAACGCAGCAACTGAAGAATACGGCAACATGATCGACTTCGGTATCCTGGACCCAACGAAAGTTACCCGTTCTGCTCTGCAGTACGCGGCATCTGTCGCTGGCCTGATGATCACTACCGAGTGCATGGTCACCGATATGCCTAAAGGCGATGCTCCAGACTTAGGTGCTGCTGGCATGGGCGGCATGGGCGGTATGGGCGGCATGATGTAATCGTGCGCTCTGCGTCGTAGAATGTGAAAAACCCCCGGGCAGAAATGTTCGGGGGTTTTTCTTTTGGTCATCTTTTAGGTATAAGATTTACACACGGACAACTACTGTCCAGCTTATTGAAAACGAGGAATAACATGCGCGTAAAAGTCTGTGCAGGGATTGTAGGGGCAGCATTGCTGCTGGCGGGTTGTAGCTCCAGCAATGAGCTGTCGGCAGCGGGCCAGGGCGTTCGCTTTGTGGAAGATAAGCCTGGCAGTGAATGCCAGCTGTTAGGCACGGCAACCGGTGAGCAAAGTAACTGGATGTCAGGTCAGCATGGCGAAGAAGGTGGTTCTATGCGCGGTGCGGCGAATGCCCTGCGTAACCAGGCTGCGGCAATGGGCGGTAACGTGATTTACGGCGTGAGCAGCCCAACGCAGAGTATGCTGTCCAGCTTCGTGCCGACCGCCAGCCAGATGAACGGCCAGGTCTACAAGTGCCCGAACTGATTGCCTTTTTCCCTCTCCCTATGGGAGAGGGTTAGGGTGAGGGGAAACTAGCACTGCCGCAGCTGCAGATCCAGCGGCGTCTTGCTCGGCTCTCCGCCAATCTCGCGTGCCAGCTTCGGCACCATATAGCCTGAAACCAGCGTTAAGAGTTCGCGCATAATCTGCCGGGCTTCTTCATCCGTCACCATGAAATGGGCCGCGCCCTGAACGCGATCCAGCACGTGCAGGTAATAGGGCATCACGCCCGCATCAAACAACGCATTGCTCAAATCTGCCAGCACGCGGGCGCTGTCATTCACGCCGCGCAGCAGCACGCTCTGGTTCAGCAGCGTCACGCCCGCTTTACGCAGACGCGCCATCGCCGCGCGAAACGCATCGTCAATTTCGTTCGCGTGGTTGATATGGTTCACCAGCAGCACCTGCAGGCGAGACTGCTCCAGGCGTGACACCAGGCCGTCAGTAATACGTGCCGGAATGACTATCGGTAAACGGCTGTGAATGCGCAGGCGTTTAATGTGCGGAATGGCTTCCAGCTGCGTCAGCAGCCAGTCCAGCTCATGATCTTTCGCCATCAGCGGGTCGCCGCCGGAAAAAATAATCTCATCCAGCTCCGGATGGGCGGCGATATAGTCCAGCGCGACCTGCCAGTTGCGTTTATTGCCCTGATTTTCGGCGTAAGGGAAGTGCCGACGGAAGCAATAACGACAATTTACCGCACAGCCGCCTTTTACCAGCAGCAGGGCGCGGTTGAGATACTTATGCAGTAACCCCGGCACCACGCTGTTCTGCTCTTCCAGCGGATCGGTGCTGTATCCCGGTGCGGTGACAAACTCATCCTGCGAAGTAAGCGTTTGTTTTAATAGCGGATCGTCTGGGTTGCCTTTCTCCATCCGCGCCACAAACGCACGTGGAACGCGCAGGGCGAAAAGGCGCTTTGCCTCGCGGCCTGCAAGCAACTCTGGGTGCTGATCGAGGTCTAAAAGATGCAGCAATTCATCAGGACTGGTGATTACATCGGCAAGTTGCGATAACCAATCTTCTCTGGACGGGGTGTTTAGGGTTACAATATGCGCCATTTTGTGGCTTAGCTACCAGTTAACAAATTTAGAGGGCCTTATGGCAACGTACTATAGCAACGATTTTCGTGCTGGTCTTAAAATCATGATGGACGGCGAACCGTACGCGGTTGAAGCCAGCGAATTCGTTAAACCAGGTAAAGGCCAGGCATTCGCACGCGTTAAGCTGCGCCGTCTGCTGACCGGTACCCGTGTTGAGAAAACCTTCAAGTCTACTGACTCCGCTGAAGGCGCTGATGTTGTTGATATGAACCTGACCTATCTGTACAACGACGGTGAGTTCTATCATTTCATGAACAACTCCACTTTCGAACAGCTGTCTGCTGATGAGAAAGCGGTAGGTGACAGCGCTAAATGGCTGCTGGATCAGGCTGAGTGCATCGTGACCCTGTGGAACGGCCAGCCTATCGCTGTGACCCCACCAAACTTCGTAGAGCTGGAAATCGTTGAAACCGATCCAGGTCTGAAAGGTGATACCGCAGGTACCGGCGGTAAACCAGCCAAACTGTCTACCGGCGCAGTGGTTAAAGTGCCACTGTTCGTACAGACTGGTGAAGTCATCAAAGTGGATACTCGCTCCGGCGAATACGTATCCCGCGTGAAGTAATTTACGTCATGATTTAAGGCGCAGCGCCCGCTGCGCCTGATTTTTGCAGGCAGGGATGATGAAACGTACCGTTAAAATTCTGCTTCTGTTAGCGCTTTCCAGTGCATTGCTTTCCGGCTGTAACACCACCCGTGGAATGGGACAAGATATCCAGGATCTCGGGCATATCATTTCTCACGCGGCCAGCTAAGTTCGTCTAATTTTCCTAAAAATGCTTCCTTTTCCGTCAACCGGCGGGATTTTGTCTATTCTTAAGTTGCTATACACAAAACAACTTTGGCTATAAAAGGAAGATATTATGGTTAAGAAGACAATTGCAGCGATCTTTTCAGTCCTGGTACTTTCTTCAGTGTTAACGGCCTGTAATACCACGCGTGGCGTCGGTCAGGATATTTCTGAAGGTGGTAGCGCAATCTCTGGTGCGGCAACAAAAGCTCAGCAGTAATTAATATACGGTACGAGACCAGCCGGGTTTCGTACCGTCAGCTTTCTGATTCCTGCAGGGATAAGAATGGAGAAAAACGCGTATCCATATGCAATTTCATGCGGATATTGCGTTTATAGGTATAGACCGTTTTTCCGTTGATACTCAGTTGAGCGGCAATCTTTTGATTGCTCGCGCCGTCCATCCACAATGTCAGCACTTTCTCTTCCTGTCGGGTCAGCAATGGGGCGGCCGCCGTTGGCCTTTCAGCGCATGAGCGCGAGATTAATGCGTCGTTGATAACCGTTGCTACTTCTTCGAGACTAGCGTGTTTCAACAACGATGAATAGACCGGGAACTGTCCGAGCCAGTCTGTCATGCCATGGTCCTCTCCCGATTGCAGCAAAATAAACGGTAAGCGTTCACTGGCGTTAAGCAAGGACGAGAGCTGCTGAAAATGATGAATATCCTGCCTGAAGCCGTACAGGTCAGCGATAACCAGCGTGGGTTTCCATTGCAGAATGTGCTCTCTGGCAAGGAACAGATTATTCAGCCCGGTCACAACGTAGTGTCCCGGGAACAAACCGGAATGATTGAGCCATGCTTCAAACCCCGTGCGGGTGAAGTGACAACGGTCAATCAAGAGAATTTTGAACATATTTTATTCGCAGTCGGCTAGTGGTTTGCTTCCTGCCATCAGAAAGCACATCATCATAGAGAAGTCGGATGAGTGCTAAATGCCGGAACTACGCGCCATACTACGGCTATTTCTTGCCTTAACGTGTTCAGCAAAAAATGATTGAAAAAAAATAGCACGCTAACCACAATATGGGGCGTAATCTCTGCCTTACGGGACGACCCGTAAGCGTTTCTTTCACCGGGGACGGCCCCAGCTTGAATTAAGTTAAGGAGCCTGAAATGTCCTGGATCATTCTTTTTATTGCTGGCCTGCTCGAAGTGGTATGGGCAATTGGTCTCAAGTACACCCACGGATTTACCCGCCTGACGCCCAGCGTCATTACCGTCACCGCGATGATCGTGAGTATTATCCTGTTATCCTGGGCGATGCGCTCGCTGCCTGTGGGAACGGCTTATGCCGTCTGGACGGGCATTGGTGCAGTAGGGGCCGCCATCACCGGCATTCTGCTGCTGGGAGAGTCAGCGAGTCTGGCGCGTATCGCCAGCCTCGCGTTGATTGTGGCCGGGATCATTGGGCTGAAGCTCAGCACCCATTAATGGGGTTGTTTTACCCAGATGAGTTTTGACACATCAAACCCTTGCCGGGTCGCGACGTCCAGCATCTGTTGTTTCATTTCTGACGAAATAGTTGGCGTGCGGGAAAGTATCCACAGATAGTCGCGATCCGGCCCGCAGACCAGCGCGTGACGGTACTCTCTGTCGAGCGCAATCACGTTATAGCCGCCATAAAACGGGCCAAAGAACGAGACTTTGAGCGCGGCCCGTCGCGGGTCGCCCGTGAAGTACGCTTTCCCAACCGACTGTTGCCACATCTCCCGGTCGGGATTATAGCCCCGGTTGATCACCTGAATCCCGCCATCATCCATCGGGCTGTAATTTGCAGTGACCTTCTCTAAGCCCTGCTCAAACCGATGGTCGAGGCGCGCGATTTCATACCATGTTCCAAGGAAGCGTTGTGCATCAAAAGGCGTGACGACGGTAACGCCAGGCGGTGGGGTAGGGGAACTGCAGGCAACCACTAAAAACGCGGCTGTCACCGCGGCGATAACAGGCAGAATGCGCATAGGAGTTTCCTTACTGTTTTTTTGTTAAGTGTAGATGACGGCAAGGAAAATGTGGTTTTTGTGCGGTGTGTTTCACCGGGTAGCGCAGCGCCACCCGGCAATGTTTTACTGCAGCGCGTCGAGGATACGGTATGCCGCCTCAACGCGAGCAGGGTTCGGATAGCTTTTATTCGCCAGCATCACAATGCCGAGCTGCTTTTCAGGAATAAAGGCCACGTAGCTGCCAAACCCGCCGGTAGAGCCTGTTTTATGGACCCAGGACGCGTTGACCGGAGGCGCCGGTGGATTCACTTCTCTCGCAGGCAACGGTGCCAGCGCCACCTTATTATCGCTACCATCAACCACGGTTTTGGCATCGACCGGCCAGTTAAGCATTTCCCAGCCTAACCCCTGATACATGGCACCCACATGCCAGTAGCGAGACTGCGCCAGGGCAATGCCTTTCCTGAGTGAAGTGTCCTGAAGCGAGTCCGGCTTCATGTTGACCATCACCCAGCTTGCCATATCCTTCACGTTGGTTTTTACGCCATAGGCTTCCGCGTCGAGCATACCTGGCGAAACGTGTACCGCTTTACCGTCACGGTATCCCCAGGCGTAATGCGCCTCTTCCGCTTTCGGAACGTTAATCCAGGTATGGTCCAGCTTGAGCGGCTTAAAGACCCGCGTTGTTATGGCCTGCTCATAGCTCATGCCGGAAGGTTTGACCGCCAGTGTGCCAAAAAGACCGATGCTGGCGTTGGCGTAAAGACGCGTGGTGCCCGGCTTCCACTGCGGCTGCCAGTTTTGATAAAAGCGCAGCAGAGAGGCGTTATCCGTGACCCCATCCGGTACCTGTAACGGCAGACCTCCTGCGGTGTAGGTTGCCAGATCCAGCATGCGGATCCCCTGCCACTGCTTGCCTGTCAGCTCAGGCCAGTATTTGGTCACCGGATCGCCCAGCGATATTTCACCGCGAGCAATGGCATCGCCACCCAGTACGCCGGTGAAGGTTTTACTTATAGAACCCAGCTCGAATAAGGTTTGTGGAGTAACAGGTTTGTTCGCCGCAACATCGGCTTTACCGAAGGTAAAGTAGTGCGGTTGACCCTGATAAATCACCGCCAGCGCCATACCCGGAATAGCCTGCGCTTTCATCAGCGGCGTAACGGTACCTTCCACCACCTCAGACAGCTGTTTTTCTGACATCGGGGCAGCTAATACTGAGCAGGAGGTGCTGAGCAGCAGGGCGCAGCAAAGAGATTTAGTCATCATCAGTTATCTTCCGTAATAGCAGTTCAAGGGAGTGTCCGGGCCCGTAAGACCGTTGTAGTCTGTTGGATTTGACTATGGCTGACAAACGGTTAAATTTAGCATTAGCTGTTAATTTTTCTAACGGAAGAGACCATGACGCGCAGCTATCTCCCTCTTAATTCCCTGCGGGCGTTTGAAGCAGCCGCCAGGCATCTCAGCTTTACTCATGCCGCTATCGAGCTGAATGTCACCCATTCCGCGATTAGCCAGCACGTAAAGGCGCTGGAGCAGCACCTTAATTGCCAGCTGTTTGTCCGCGTTTCGCGGGGATTGATGTTGACCACCGAAGGCGAGAATTTGCTGCCGGTGCTGAATGACTCGTTCGATCGTATCGCCGGAATGCTGGATCGCTTTGCCAGCCAGCGCGTTCAGGAGAAGCTAAAAATAGGCGTGGTAGGGACTTTTGCCACGGGTGTTTTATTCTCGCTGCTCGCGGACTTTCACCGCTGCTATCCGCATATTGACCTTCAGCTTTCCACCCATAACAATCGCGTCGATCCGGCGGCTGAAGGGCTTGATTACGCCATTCGCTACGGTGGCGGCGCGTGGCATGGAACCGATGCTGAGTACCTTTGCGCTGCGCCGCTGTCTCCGCTCTGTACACCCGACATTGCCTCTTGCCTAAAAAGCCCGGCAGATATCCTGAAGTTTACCCTGCTGCGCTCCTATCGACGCGACGAGTGGGCTGCGTGGATGCAGGCGGCGGGTGAACATCCTCCGTCGCCAACGCACCGGGTGATGGTGTTTGATTCGTCCGTGACCATGCTGGAAGCAGCGCAGGCAGGCACAGGGATTGCCATTGCGCCTGTCGACATGTTTACCCATTTACTCAGCAGCGAGCGCATCGTGCAGCCGTTTGCAACGCAGATTGACCTCGGCAGCTACTGGCTGACAAGACTACAGTCACGGACAGAAACGCCCGCAATGCGCGAGTTTGCCCAGTGGCTGATGGGGAAGATGCAGAAATAAAAGGCCCGCCGGATGGCGGGCCAGTTGCGTCAGATGGTGACGACGGCAATCAGCGTCACGACGGTCAGGATGGTCGCCAGACCGTAGAACACCCATTTACCGCTCGGGACATGGATTTTCAGGTCATGCATCGCATGGTGAATACGGTGCAGACCACACCACAGCGGCAGGACAATCATCAGGAAGATGAACACGCGGCCAATAAAGCTGCCCGCGAACGCCAGTACGCGCTCGTAGCTCAGCGCATCGCCCGGGAACAGCCCCAGCGGCAGCATAATGCCGACCAGCAGGATGATAACTGGGGCGATGATGGCACTCCACATGCCGCCTGCGCCAAACAGGCCCCAGAAGACCGGCTCGTCAGAACGTTTTGGATTTGGATTGATCACAGGTGTCTCCTTACCAGAACAGTGCGACAAACAGAATGACCACAGTGACCAGAATCGTCACTGCCCAGAGTCCTTTAATCACCGGCTCTGGCCCCATTTTCTCGCCTTTTACGATGATGTTCGCCGCTTTTGGCGCCAGTTCAAACCAGGTTTTGGTATGAAGCAGCGCGGCCGCGAGTACGATCAGGTTCAGAATGACAATGATCGGGTTTTGCAGGAAACCGACAAAGCTGGCCCAGGCTTCCGGACCATGCTTTAGGGCAAAAACGCCGTACATCAGCTCAAGGCTGAACCAGACCGCCGGTACCGCCGTGCCTTCACGCAGCATGTAGAAGCGATAAAACGGCAGGTTTTTCCACCAGGTGGACGGCACAGGCCGCACATAGGCTTTGCGTTTAGTCGTCATCATGCACTCCTTAGCGTGGTTTCAGGGTAGCGATAAGAAAGTCTTTCGAACTTTCCACTTTACCCTGCTGAATTGCGGCGGCCGGGTCGACGTGCTTCGGACAAACTTCGGAGCAATAACCCACAAAAGTACAGCTCCAGACGCCGTTCTGGCTGTTAAGCTGCGCCATACGTTCTTTTTTGCCGTGATCGCGGCTGTCCTCGTTATAGCGGTGCGCCAGGGTAATGGCGGCCGGGCCGATGAACTCCTTGTTCAGGCCAAACTGTGGACAGGCGGCGTAGCAAAGACCGCAGTTGATGCAGCCGGAGAACTGATGGTATTTCGCCATCTGCGCCGGCGTCTGGGTGTTTGGCCCCTGATCCGGCGTGCGCGGATTACCAATGATGTACGGCTTAATGGCTTCCAGGCTTTCGATAAAGTGGGTCATATCGACCACCAGATCGCGTTCAATCGGGAAGTTGCCCAGCGCTTCGACCTTAATGCCTTTGGTGTATTCGCGCAGGAAGGTCTTGCAGGCCAGCTTCGGCACCTTGTTGACCATCATGCCGCAGGAGCCGCAGATTGCCATGCGGCAGGACCAGCGGTAGCTCAGGTCTGGCGCCAGGTTGTCTTTAATATAGCCGAGCGCATCCAGCAGGGAGGTTTGCTCGTCATAAGGGACTTCATAGAAAGCGCTGTGCGGTGCGGCGTCCACTTCCGGATTGTAGCGCACCACTTCAACCTTCATTTTTTGCATCTCAGCCATTCGCCTTCTCCTTCTTCTCGGCGGCTTCTGCTTCTGCACCGTACACGCGTTTAGCCGGCGGCAGCGTGGTGATTTTCACGTCGCTGTAGTCCAGACGTGTGGTGCCATCAGCATCGCGCCAGGCGAGAGTGTGTTTCAGGAAATTGACGTCGTCACGTTCGGTACAGCCTTCGTCCAGACGTTGGTGGGCCCCACGCGACTCTTTACGCGCCAGCGCAGAGTGCGCCATACATTCCGCCACGTTCAGGCCGTGGCCTAGCTCGATGGTGTAGAGCAGGTCGGTGTTGAACACGCTGGAGGTATCGGTGATGCGCACGCGCTTGAAGCGCTCCTGCAGTTCCGCCAGCTTGTCGACGGTTTTTTGCATCAGCTCTGGCGTACGGTAGATACCGCAGCCTTCTTCCATCGACAGGCCCATCTCGTCGCGGATCTTCGACCAGTTCTCGTTACCCTCCTGGTTCACCAGATCTTTCAGGCGTTTTTCAACGTCTGCGACCTGCGCATCCAGCGCGGCACCGTTGGCTTCGCCTGCTGTAGCTGCCCGCTCCATCGCGCGCTCACCCGCCATGCGGCCAAAGACGACCAGCTCCGCCAGCGAGTTAGAGCCGAGACGGTTGGCGCCGTGCAGCCCCACAGAGGAACACTCGCCGACGGCGAACAGGCCTTTAATTCGGGTTTCACACTGCTGGTCGGTTTCAATCCCGCCCATGGTGTAGTGCGCGGTTGGACGCACCGGAATCGGCTCTTTCACCGGGTCGACGCCCACGTAGGCTTTCGCCAGCTCGCAGATGAATGGCAGCCGTTCCAGTAGTTTTTTCTCGCCCAGATGACGCAGGTCGAGATAGACCACATCGCCGCGCGGCGTGGAGATGGTGTTGCCTTTGCGCCACTCGTGCCAGAAGGCCTGAGAGACTTTGTCGCGCGGGCCGAGTTCCATGTATTTGTTCTTCGGCTCGCCGAGCGGGGTTTCCGGGCCCATGCCGTAATCCTGCAGATAACGGTAGCCGTTTTTATTGACCAGAATACCGCCTTCACCGCGACAGCCTTCCGTCATGAGAATGCCGGAGCCTGGCAGGCCGGTTGGGTGATACTGGACGAACTCCATATCGCGCAGCGGTACGCCGTGGCTGAGCGCCATGCCCATGCCGTCACCGGTGACGATGCCGCCGTTGGTGTTATAACGATAAACGCGACCCGCACCGCCCGTCGCCATCACTACCGCGTTGGCGCGGATCTGGACAAGCGTGCCTTCCATCATGTTCATCGCCACCAGGCCGCGCGCCTGTCCGTCATCAACAAGAATGTCGAGGACGAAATGTTCATCGAAGCGCTGAATTTGTGGGAACTGAAGGGAGGTCTGGAACAGGGTGTGCAGCATGTGAAAGCCGGTTTTATCGGCGGCGAACCAGGTGCGTTCAATCTTCATTCCGCCAAAGCGGCGAACGTTGACGCTGCCGTCCGGACGGCGGCTCCACGGACATCCCCACTGTTCAAGCTGGGTCATTTCCGTTGGACAATGATGCACAAAGTAGTCAACGACATCCTGTTCGCAAAGCCAGTCGCCCCCTGCAACCGTGTCGTGGAAATGGTATTCAAAGCTGTCATGATCCTGCGCAACGGCGGCGGACCCTCCTTCTGCTGCCACTGTGTGACTACGCATTGGATAGACTTTTGAAATCAATGCGATTTTAGCGTTGGGATTAGCTTGTGCTGCAGCAATCGCAGCACGTAATCCAGCCCCGCCAGCGCCTATTACGGCAAGATCGGCTTGAAAAGTTTGCACGACATTCCTCCAGATTTTTGTTATTTCGCAACGCGACAAACTAAAGGTAGTTCACCCGTCCAAAAGGACGATTGCGAAAGCGTTTCCACTGCTCCTTTATGGGTAAAACAGTATAACCGTGAAGATTTCAGGGAAATTTGACGTGTTCGATTTTTTTGCTGTTCTGTCAGGCGATTTATCATGAAGATTGATGAAATACGTCACGAAAAAGTTCACCTAAATGAAATGCGCTTTTTTACTGCGCAAAATTTGTCTCTGCCCCTGCTAACGAGTAGACTTCGTGCCCTTGTCTGAAATCGGAGAACAACTCATGAGCGAAACGGCCACCTGGCAGCCGAGCGCGTCCATCCCTAATCTGTTAAAACGCGCTGCAATTATGGCGGAGATCCGCCGTTTCTTTGCCGACCGCGGAGTCCTGGAGGTGGAAACGCCGTGCATGAGTCAGGCAACGGTAACGGATATTCATCTGGTCCCGTTTGAAACCCGTTTTGTTGGCCCCGGCCACTCTCAGGGCATGAATTTGTATCTGATGACCAGCCCGGAATACCACATGAAACGCCTGCTGGCGGCGGGATGTGGCCCGGTGTATCAGCTGTGCCGCAGCTTCCGTAATGA from Enterobacter sp. JBIWA008 carries:
- the yjeH gene encoding L-methionine/branched-chain amino acid transporter, producing MSGLKQELGLAQGVGLLSTSLLGTGVFAVPALAALVAGNNSLWAWPVLIVLVFPIAIVFAILGRHFPSAGGVAHFVGLAFGPRLQRVTGWLFLSVIPVGLPAALHIATGFGQALFGWHNEQLLLAELGTLAIVWWVGSRGASSSANLQTLVAVLIVALVVAIWWAGDITIQEIPFPAVTGVDHSQLFAALSVMFWCFVGLEAFAHLASEFKQPERDFPRALMIGLLLAGTVYWACTVLVLHFHAFGADLAAAASLPGIVVELFGVKALWIACVIGYLACFASLNIYIQSFARLVWSQALDKPENRLARLSKRQLPLNALNAVLGCCVLSTLCIYALKINLDALIVYANGIFIMIYLLCMLAGCRLLKGRYKALAVVGGVLCLLLLAMVGWKSVYAIVMLTGLWLFLPKRGALPEAR
- a CDS encoding co-chaperone GroES; this translates as MSIRPLHDRVIVKRKEVETKSAGGIVLTGSAAAKSTRGEIIAVGKGRILENGTVQPLDVKVGDIVIFNDGYGVKSEKIDNEEVLIMSESDILAIVEA
- the groL gene encoding chaperonin GroEL (60 kDa chaperone family; promotes refolding of misfolded polypeptides especially under stressful conditions; forms two stacked rings of heptamers to form a barrel-shaped 14mer; ends can be capped by GroES; misfolded proteins enter the barrel where they are refolded when GroES binds) — its product is MAAKDVKFGNDARVKMLRGVNVLADAVKVTLGPKGRNVVLDKSFGAPTITKDGVSVAREIELEDKFENMGAQMVKEVASKANDAAGDGTTTATVLAQAIITEGLKAVAAGMNPMDLKRGIDKAVASAVEELKALSVPCSDSKAIAQVGTISANSDETVGKLIAEAMDKVGKEGVITVEDGTGLEDELDVVEGMQFDRGYLSPYFINKPETGAVELESPFILLADKKISNIREMLPVLEAVAKAGKPLVIIAEDVEGEALATLVVNTMRGIVKVAAVKAPGFGDRRKAMLQDIATLTGGTVISEEIGMELEKATLEDLGQAKRVVINKDTTTIIDGVGEEAAIQGRVGQIRKQIEEATSDYDREKLQERVAKLAGGVAVIKVGAATEVEMKEKKARVDDALHATRAAVEEGVVAGGGVALVRVAAKLAGLTAQNEDQNVGIKVALRAMEAPLRQIVSNAGEEPSVVANNVKAGEGNYGYNAATEEYGNMIDFGILDPTKVTRSALQYAASVAGLMITTECMVTDMPKGDAPDLGAAGMGGMGGMGGMM
- a CDS encoding DUF4156 domain-containing protein, whose protein sequence is MRVKVCAGIVGAALLLAGCSSSNELSAAGQGVRFVEDKPGSECQLLGTATGEQSNWMSGQHGEEGGSMRGAANALRNQAAAMGGNVIYGVSSPTQSMLSSFVPTASQMNGQVYKCPN
- the epmB gene encoding EF-P beta-lysylation protein EpmB, translating into MAHIVTLNTPSREDWLSQLADVITSPDELLHLLDLDQHPELLAGREAKRLFALRVPRAFVARMEKGNPDDPLLKQTLTSQDEFVTAPGYSTDPLEEQNSVVPGLLHKYLNRALLLVKGGCAVNCRYCFRRHFPYAENQGNKRNWQVALDYIAAHPELDEIIFSGGDPLMAKDHELDWLLTQLEAIPHIKRLRIHSRLPIVIPARITDGLVSRLEQSRLQVLLVNHINHANEIDDAFRAAMARLRKAGVTLLNQSVLLRGVNDSARVLADLSNALFDAGVMPYYLHVLDRVQGAAHFMVTDEEARQIMRELLTLVSGYMVPKLAREIGGEPSKTPLDLQLRQC
- the efp gene encoding elongation factor P, translating into MATYYSNDFRAGLKIMMDGEPYAVEASEFVKPGKGQAFARVKLRRLLTGTRVEKTFKSTDSAEGADVVDMNLTYLYNDGEFYHFMNNSTFEQLSADEKAVGDSAKWLLDQAECIVTLWNGQPIAVTPPNFVELEIVETDPGLKGDTAGTGGKPAKLSTGAVVKVPLFVQTGEVIKVDTRSGEYVSRVK